ttgaagTCACAGCCTAAAAATATACAGATGACAGTCTCATGTCTTTTGAGATGTGCATTTATATGAGCAAAATAATCCGTCTCTGATGCTAAATCACCACAAGCGCAAAGGTGGCAGCTGAATATTGCTGTCTGTTTACACATAAAGTAGGCCGAGTGACGGCTGCTCTGCTTAGGCTGCGAATATATTGAAGCACCGTTAACATTAGCAGCCTGTTTGTTAACCTaagtctagctagctaattgttAGCGTCAGGTACATGTTAGTTAACTAGCATATCACACACATCGGCAGATGTTGCAAGtgttaaatacagaaaacagaaaacaagcgTACATCTCATTTAGCAATGATAATTTGCGCCAAAAGGACTGTACATACTGAATGAATCCTTTCATCCCTAGCACAATCCTGTGTAGACCACGTTGCCATCTTTTAACCCCgagtaaaatattattttaggtCAAATAACATAAAACTATCGGAGAAATATGCCGCCTATAAGATGATATTATTAAGGCACTGtacttttatttgcattttgatTAATTTCACAAGTAGATGATAAAGGATTTGCTCTTACCTTCCATGTGCTCGCTCATCAACGGCTTCCCTCAGGTGTCTTCTTTACATTATTTCAAATCTTCATCTCGGGACGTGTTATCGCCATAAAGGTAATCATTTTCCAGGAAGCGCGTGGGTACTTGATTgtttcttgttattttgacaAAATCGAATCAAGTGAAAGATAAGCATTTGAATTTCAAGCAAATCTTAcgtgatttttttcatgttcattttgtaAACATTAAATTAGGTAATACAAAACACACGTTGCACTTAAGTAAATGCAACAGCCAGcaaaattcctttttttgaGTGTACGATTGGGATAACTCGATTTATCCGCTCCCACATTTCATGGACGTATTCGATGAGGGAGCGGAAGGGGGAGGGTTGTTCTTCCCAACTTCTCAGGCCACGTCCAGTAGTCCCCGAGGTCCCCGCCCAAAGAGTAGCTCAAACGGTGTAAATCCAGTGGAGGCTTGTGGAGTCTCCCGGACGGCGGAGAGGACGTAGGAGAGGAGCAGGTCCCAGTTTCTGCCCTCCTCGTCTACCACCCAGCGAAGCATCCTATTCAGGGTCAGGTTAACCAGCCCATTCCACCAGCCCATCTGTCTGGGGTGGTAGACGGACATCCTCAGGTGTTTCACCTGCAACAACCGACACAGATCCGTCAGGATGTCCTTTGCGATGCCGATACCACtgaagaggagcaggagctcACGGGCTATGTTTCAGGAGGTCTCTTTTCAGAGAGGTACTCTCTCGGGGTATCGGTGATGTAGTCCACGATGACTAGAATGAACTCATGACCCCGGGCAGACCTCGGCAGCGGCCCAAcgaggtccatgccaattctttcgaTTGCCGATAATGGGGAGGGGAATGAGTGGTGTGGGAGCAGGCTTGCGGACCTCTGCATCCATGCCACGCCACACAAACTGATCCTTTAGTGAGGAATACACCACTCTCGCCTTCACCTGCATCTCGCACAGGAAGTGGACGCAGGTATTGTTCAGTTTTCAACTCCATTCAGAATCTTATAGAGCAAGTGTGCATTCACTGTTtaacagatgttacagatgttaatttgatttatttactgtatggtAAAATGGGTGCTATGTGGtaattgtgttcttttttctataaattaGTACTAGTATCAGTGAACATcacaataatgttaataatgtagtTTATTTGTTCACTTAATgcttacttttttatttcagacgtgagaaaaacagtgcaaaagaaCCTGTGGCAAAGAGAGCCAAAGCAGATAAGCAGCCCGCTCTGTCATGGAACACAGAGACTGATGTTGACATATGGGCTTGTATTATACtctaaataaactacaaacaaaaaatatatatatataaatttcttttgtcctcacaTTCTTTTTGATAGCACTTCCCTCTCAGCCACATTCCTGACTGAAAGGCTCATTATGCAGGTCATTATGCGGGTCTTTGTCTTCTCAGGTGTCAATCACATTGTTATGCATGATCATTCACGCCCTCTTGCATATGCCCTTTcgaaacaaaaagtgtctttcggttttagtttttttagtaattttagtttttcactAACCACGcataaatgctgttttctcaaaaacacaatcatgtaTAAACATGCTGCTCACATATTATTGTAGCCCAGTTTGTGCTAATTACAGTGTTCTCAGACTTTAGCCATTAGTATGTTCAAAAGCAactgaaaaaagcacaaatgtcaGGGCATGTCAAAATTTGTCCAGGGTCCCAAAACACCCTCAGACCCCAGAAGGTTAAACTGCAATACTGTCAAAAATCCATAGAGCAATTACACACCACACATAAGCACCAAAGATGTCTTTATTATAGAGATAAATTTCTTGAAATAGATCATGACTCAACATAAGTGTGGTGATAAAATTTACTGTAAGCTCTTATCCACAGCAATCTACACAAGTGCTTTGTCATAGATATAAAAAAGATCCTCGTGCTAGTACAGATAGTTCAGGGTCTGAGATGAGAACACCATCAGTGAGAATTATTACACTGACgatgctttgtttgtttgttttttgctctcacttcagtgtttaataaagaTGTGGTACTTCATTACCATGTTGTAAAAGAGAAATCTACATTAAACTCTAAACATAGTTGAGTAAACTTCAGCCCTGAACCTTCTCTATGCTacatgtccaaaagtatgtgcacccctgaccatcacacccatatgtgtgcttgttgaacatctcattccagatttattccccctttactgttataataagctccactcttccggGAAGGCTTTAATTAGCTGTAATTAGCGGATTTATTCTATCTGTCCATAGGTCATCCTGTTCACCATGACTGCTTTCATATTGCCTtcaatatattcatttatttgggAACAGCCACTTAAACAAATTACAGAGATAAAACCAACAGGTTTCTAATTTATTTCCCAGAAGAAATACACAGTTATTCATTCAGTCCTGcagttatagggaaataatccacAGTGGGATGGAATGATGAAACATAGCAGAATGTTTTAtccctcttaaaccacagcaacttgtcaacaattacatttttttaaatttattaaagaatgacacgtctaATGATGAAtaagtgtgtatttatagttacaatttgTACATAATGGTCCATGAAgcaaataagaggaaaaaacatacagcttgttgtgttactgagaaaccaccgAGTGTAAACCTGAAAAGTGGCTCACAGCCACCGTCACTGAgtatttttcttacaacagcatgacacagagtgttttattccttacatattaaaGAAGTTTTTAgtataaagaaaacaatattttaatatcattcTGATGCCAAAGCTGACAAACTAGTAAATCAAAAACATCTCATCTGACTGTGCAGTTGTGAGAGAaatacacttttaaacagaaatactgaaaacatGTAATAGCATACAAACATGTATAAGTTAGATCATAATATTAATGTTCCCTTAAGTCCTAATTTTACCCTCAAAAACTGAATGTTACATTACAGTGCTCTTCTTAATAAAACAGTCTAATATCCGACCTCACTTTCTGTCCTACATCATCTACTGTACACAATGCTATCACAGCAACCGTTTATACTGCTTAAAGTAAGAAACCTCAaatctttcactttcacttctaGTTTTTTTGCATTGCTGCTTTTTCTGAGAACATGTCATACATGCCACAAGCTTTAAATCAAGAACAGACACGCCTATCTTCAGCTACTTCCTTCATAAGCTGTCACACCACACATTATTACTATCTTACACATCATAAGCATCATAAGCAGtgtgtacatttaatttttaaaatgcaatactGCCAAAAAGCCACACGGTAATTACAAATCACACATAAATACCAAAAAAGTCTTTAATATAGAGATAGATTTCTTGAAAAAGCCTGTGACTCACCATAAAAGAAGTGTGGTGTTGAATTTAGGAAAATCCCCCCCCATACCTGTCGACGTCATTAATCTTGCCTTTGTGTCACTTACAGTATTTAGAAGACGCTTTTATCCACagcgacttacagaagagcTTTGTGATTGACATCAAAAACTgcctcatgctagtacaaataggtcagGGTCTGAGACGAGAATACCATTTTAGTTCTGACGCAAGTGTTTAATAAGTGTTTAGTAAAGATTTTGTACTTCATTACTGTGTGAAAGTGTAAAGGAGACTAAGCCATTAGTCACAAAGCTGAATAAGTGAACTCAAGCTAGTTCccgttctcacttacattacaggaGGGAATGTTTTTATGTTACCGAAAAACAGTAAAGCGCAAAatccctctgtcctgaagatgtcggaaaacttacagttccagctttagctgtaactgttacaaaatgctgacactggagactccttccatcaatgttacttaaacatctccttacagaaaacttcaccatgtcaacaattacatgtttgtAATCTTTTTCTTATTAGCAGAGTGTCCGCtgaacaagtccctgtgaatgagctgttactatagaaacgataacgtattagaacgagcgcattaatataaacctgtgatttgcagctgatgttatagaaaactaatcaacaccttctgaccaatcacaatccagatgGTATAGAAGGAGCATTTAAAATACTAATTTCAGGTGGCTCCTGGTTATGCACCTCAGTATGAGCATACTGTTTTCTAAAGTAAATGATTGTAAGAATAAAAGGTCTCTCGACACAAGgaagtcagtaaaaaaaaaaaaaaggctttgttttctttctgacGGAGCGAAATGGCACAAAAGCTTCAGTGGCATTGAGAAAAATTTACAAATACTTTGAGGAAAtctggtgtcttttttttcaccGATGCTGGTTCTTCAGTGTACAGAGCAGTGAGTGGAAGATGTGCAGTATGTGAACACATTTCTATGCAAAGTCAAGTACCTTCCAATGACATAATCCAATAGACATTTCAAGTGAACAAATAGTAGCTGGAGTAGTGTTTATATTAGCAGAGTAAATGAGAtacatgtgtgtgatgagtttGTAACTGAAACTCAGGAGATTGTGACCCCTGGTGGTCAAGAGTGGTACTGCAGCACACTGTTGTCATATAGTGCAGTGGATAAAACTTTTACTGAAATCAAATGAAGATAAAACAGAGCTCTTACTGTCAGTACTAGTGCACATGAAGAGACATTACTAACCAAGCTTAGATGGAGAACCTGgtcagaatggagaaaagagATCTCAGTGACAtgcttgttggtgccagatgagctagtttgagtatttcagacactgtagcctcagattcctgttcttggctgacaggagtggaacccgatgtgatcttctgctgttgtagcccatctgcttcaAGGTTCAAGGCATTGTGtgatctgagatgcttttcagctcagtATGGTTGCAAAGAGTGATTAGCAGTTAGTGATTATTAGTTAGTGTAGACTTCTTATAAAGCTGTTTCACATTGGACATAAATTTTGGTTGGCAAAATGTATCACATGATTAGTTTGTTtccaaaaacagacaaaaaccaaaaaacaaacaaattccaTACTATATATTTtgagcttttttgtttgtttttttatttatgtgcaaattttcatttatgtacaaaacttttaatcattttaattattacaaatttgCACCACATACTGATTTTCTCGTTCCTTATTATGGTCTTTGCAATGATGCGAGTTTAGAGTCCTTTTATACTATGAGTGTGTTGTGAAGGTAATAgagttcaggtgtgtgtaatcagtcaTCTGGTGAGTGTGAACATGAGAGAATTTGGCTATTGTAGGCTGCAGTGATTTCTGGGAAGTGTAGTGTCTTGGTAAAACTTCTCAggtcagaataagaaaaaagtaACTTTCCAAAGTCAAAGGGTTTTGGATGGcaaaaatcagactttatttattcaaccaacaaagccgagatgtctgcagatcatctgatttacatagttGTGGctaatgcttttatacaattctaaaaacaatgatctcactagatggagttttctctttttttcttttaatcacacacctgcctctcaCCTCAAATATTCCATTGTTTCTCTATCTTGGTTTTAACCATGGCTTGAGCtcaatcagtttttttttgtttgtttgtttgtttgttttttaaagttaaCATTCATCACAACTTCAGCAatgcacttcagtattctggtagagaaaaaaaacaccttcccATGAGATATGACGGAGCAAGCCTGGACTGACAAAGATACAATTTATGAAGGAGAACTGTGTGCCTATTGTTTTCCCACAAGCACGGTCCACCTGCAAAGGTCACAGCAGTTTGTTTTAGGTTTCTTGAGTAACATACAGAAGTATTCTCACACAGAAATATTCTTATAAAATCATACGCATAAAGTCACTCTCTTCGTGAGTAGGATGTactaaatgtaataaatctcATAATTTCTAAGTATTTTAACTCTTGATTAGACTTGATTTGATTAATCATACTTAAATCATACACCGATTACGAAAATTCTTCTATAGTAGTTAGATGCGGATTACGGTGTAGACACGATAACAGGAATGTGTTCATTTTCTTCAGAACGTAATCTCACGGCTCGCATGGGTAATGGCTGCCGTGATTCTGATGGAGACAAACAAAGAAATTAGTAATGActggaggtgttttttttttcagtatttaatcTGAATTACTCATCACCTACCTTTCAACCTGCAccccacactcacacagattCACTAAAACCTGCAGGTGATGACGTGTGACAACAaactgcacagagagagagagagacattacaTTAGCATGATTTGCATAAccttatacaatatatttttctttttagtaaAGTGTTACATGAAGCTTCCCTTcactaacattattattatccacACGAGTGATGTACAAACCATAAACTTGTGCTTTAAGTTTCTCTAATGCAACAACGAGTGTCTACTTTAAGGTATTTACGACAGAATGTTTTCAGAAACAAATGATGAGCACTTCAAAATGTAAAAGCTAGAGTCTAGGGAAAGAACCAGAACCAGAGGAGCAGAAGAACAATGCAGGGTTTGTGCAAAGAGTCCcttaaacaaactaaaaagcAAATACTAATTTGTGTATTATCTGAAATTATCTTTAACACCCCATTTTACTCAGGCTAGTAaagtaaaaagacaaacatacCTGATTTTCATCCCAGTTGAAGAGAGTCGTCCTGAAATGCTCAGCCACGGCTTTGAGTTCGTACGTGCGAGTCACCTCACGTTTTTCAGTCAGAGCTCGTGAAGTGTTTGTGCGCTCAGCAATCTTCTGCAGTGCTTCATCCATTATCCTCCTCTTCTACAAATGTGATCATAATGTACACTTTTAATCTATAAATCCATCTAAAATGACTATTTGAAATACAAATGTCttttcacatactgtatgttacatGATATGTAATTCATCACGAAATGGATTACATATTACTTATAAACTCGTGGCTTAATATAAACCATTACGGCCCTGACCAGGCAGATAgtaactgcacattcatgttaatgaacaggATCTTTGTTTATCCCATGAGCTTCATGCTTGAGCATCCTAGACTGCATCAAATggaagtaaaaacctcctgctgcACTGACAAGgcatttttcttgcttcctATGGGATCAAGTCTCTGCCAAGGATGCTGCTCCACCTCCAGGCTACTACAAGAATGTCCCACTGTCTTCTGGCTTTGCCAAAGACGTCCCTCTGCCTCCTAGCTTCACTGAACACATTTACACTCTGCCGCCTGCCTTAGTTGATGGTATCTTCCTCCACAGAGGACGTAATCAAAGCTCCATCTTCTCATGATTTCACAGAGGATGTCATCATCACTCCGCCTCCAGCACCAGCATGGTCTTTGCTATTTGAGCTATTGCCTTCACACTGGAAATGGTTCCTTCAAGGCTATGCCCACCTAAAGGCCTCCAGCAGCTTGTGGACTTTCTGCCAAGGGGTACAGGCGCTTTTTGTTGCGCTTAGGGAGCCATATGCTTTGGGAGCAGAGCCATCACCGCCCCtttctgtaattgttttttttctgattctgtTCATATATTCTCCTTTTGGATCCTGAttaatttgtctatttatacaaTCCTGTGTCTTTGTCTCAGTGGTCTCCTTTGTCTACATTTTCCTGTGGGGGGGTGCAGCAGGTGGCAGATTTGGACATGACCCAGGGGAGTAACGGCTCCAGAAAAAGCACTGATGAATTTGTTACAATCTATTATTATGCAAACTATTGCTTTATATTAAATTACGAAGTCTGCTGCCCAAGAATAAtctctattttaaaaaagaacgaCATACCAGCTACTGTGTTAGAATGTTCTGTTTGACAAATTAATTTGATGAGTAGTCAGGATATGGATACAATATGTATTCTGTATTGTTAATTGAGTTTTTTAAACATCCTAAATCATAATCTGGCCCCCATCAATTGGAACACACATTTCTATTCATAAATAAGGACTGTAAATAATGCAGGTTAGTGGCAATAGCTTACTCACTCTTTTAAGTTCATTATATTGTCTTCTGAGGGCCTCTTTTCTCCTCCAGTCCTGTTCATTTTTAATCCTGTTTTCTTGGATTATCAGTGGAACTTCTGTAGTGTCTACCACATCATACACTTGAATGTTCAGGGGCTGGGACGTGTAGGCCTCTCTGACAGAGTCAGGGGATTCTCCAAGAAATTCACTCAACATTAACTTCAACATGCCCTGAATTAAGAGAGTGGagtaagtaagaaaaaaacatcttaaaaaagACGTCTTAAAATTTCACTGAAATTTCAGgtaaaaaagcatttatttgtgTTAGTTTTCCACTGAAATGACCTggaagttattgttatttttaattatttaatgcttCACTTCATTCTTTAATTGGCTGCCAGCCATCATGAAATTAAGAATGCtttaaattatgaaatttaTTTCTAATTGCACATACCTTGTTTCCATAGTTACATGGTGTCTCAGtctttcctgttttctttttcacatccTCACTGACGTTTTTCCTCAGGTAGGAAAACTGATCTCCAAATGAAGTCGTGTTAAGTTTTACCTTCAGAGtgaagagcagaaaaaaaggagttgaatttcaaatattttccatATATGTAGAACCATATTTATCTTTAGTGGGAGTGTTTGCGTATGAGATAATTAACCTGACACCTATCTATGATGCTTATATTAACAAGCTGTTTgtggctgtctctctcttgctgcaTCCCAATTCCCCTAATATCCATCCTAAATATCCAAGATGagaattagtgtgtcccaaatcgtatTATGTTGAAAAGAGGATCCCAAAGGTACCCAGATGGTCTACTATTTCCGGTAGATTTTTCAAAGTGTTGATTCGCGCGAGCAAGgaaggaggagttttgtgatcGTTTGCTTCACCAAATTCAACCTGCAAGCTTGGCAGACGAGTATAACATCTGTGATGTGTCTTTATTTAAGTGTAAGAACTTAAATGTTAAGCACTAACCAAAGATTAATGGTTGGATGTTGTGTAAAAAGAGTACCATGTTTATTTTGTAGGATCAGATGAAGAGATCAAGTACCTAATAAAATGTTGGGTTTCAAATGACTCCCTTTTCActggcaataaataaataaatcaagggaataGTTAAATTATAaggtttataattaaattatatattataaacgatataaggaataatgaatgaagaaaagctgaaatgcaacgAGGAGTTGTttacagtgacagtgtgtgtaactaggcaacaacgcTCTCTTCCTTTACATGGCGTGTTAGTACGTCCCAGTACTTGAGTACTCTTTTACCACACATTCAAatgtatgtactttttcttcacaaaaagagtacatacttttagtgcatagtataagtaggCTAAATGGGATGCAGTATCTCTCTTTGTCCCATGAGCTGAAGGCTGTGGCTGTGAATCATGTGGAGTGCAGTGAAGGAGCTGAAAGTTTGTCAagtttctgttctgtttataTGCGTTTTCATTCCCCTCGATTTTGCTACCATGCTGTAGCATGAGCccaaaagcaaaataaataatttgcttGCAAGTAATTTCACCCTGCATCGGCTAGGTCCTTGAGCAATGTGGCCTTGAAATTGAACTTCTAATTattgtaagaaaaatatatatcaaaaatAACCATATAACACACTAACTGTCTTGGTGTGATGTAGCCAGTGAGCAGTGAAGACATCAGAAAGAAAGGCGTTTCTTTGCTTGTCCCGGAACCAAGCATAGGTATATTCATCTGGCTGGCATGAAGAAACTGCATACACTGAAACAAAAGGTTCAAGACCTTTCAGACAAACAATAAGATACCTAAACATCAGAACTAGCTCCTTTCAATGAATAGAAATCACACTAACCATTGCCTTCTTTTGGCAGCTCCTCCAGCATGGATCCAGAATGACACGCTTCCAAATAAATGACCATCTGCAAACATTCACCAGGTTTGATTATAAGAACGATTATAAGATCAGGAaatacaaagacacacaaacaatttaTACATCTTATAAATGAGGGAGATAGGGAGGAAAAATGTTGCAATGTATCTGGAAGTGATCTTGCTGGAGAATTCTGGattttgattggtcaaaagttgttttctataacagcagttctgacagaaCTGCAGCTgtaaaccacaggtttatatgaatgtactcataataaacagattagaaaaacagtcatttaaaaaaaagaaaacagaaggtCAATGACAAGAAGAGAACTTCGAGGGCCGTTACTACCCCAAAGTCAATTATTCTCTTCACTTGTTTTATAGCAcaccaatttgccaatgattacagtttattaataaacatctgTGACAGCGGGCCCGCACACATAATTCCTCCATCGCTTCTCACACAACTGCCGGCGGGTAGCTGAAAGGACAGCGCCGCTTCAGCACCCCCATCGTTTTAGACATCCAGAGTGCATGTGGCCACGAGGTGGAGCAGCCTAATGCAGCGCGTCTGGCAGCCAATAAGAGCAGCGGCCAAAATCTCCCTCACAGAGAAGACCAAGGGATATAAAAGGAGCACACGGCCGCTCTCTGAGGCTTAATAGTAGGCGAGGCTATCAAGCCTTCTAACGACTCTCTCTTCTTTCCCTACAGAAGGAGACATAAGTGGAGAAGACGAGCCCCACCCCCTGCACGACAGTGAACCGTACCACTAAGACTGGCCGCCGTGCATCCTCTGTCCTGCcgctgcactgctgccacctgCTTGCCGCGCTTCACGCTGGGACGACCCCTCACTGCCATCTGCACGCTACCTTCTTTCACTCCCCATTCCCTTCACCATTGATCTGCActtctgaaaataaagagcacgttCCCCCACATTCCTGCCTCTGGGTGCTTGTGTTCGACCACCTTGTGATCTCGTGTGTCacaacatcatacttttttatctgtttatcgttacagttaatgttgttgaacg
The sequence above is a segment of the Pangasianodon hypophthalmus isolate fPanHyp1 chromosome 12, fPanHyp1.pri, whole genome shotgun sequence genome. Coding sequences within it:
- the LOC113527621 gene encoding legumain-like; the protein is MGGSDSKQWVLLAAGSKGWENYRHQANVCHAYQIAQRNGIPDEQIVVMMYDDVAYNAENPFPGNLINVPNGPNVYPGVPKDYTKAEVSAANFLAVLRGDSAAVKKTGPKKVIQSDKNDSIFIYLTDHGGVGIFHFPHTTLYAHDLIDTVKTMSRNGKFSKMVIYLEACHSGSMLEELPKEGNVYAVSSCQPDEYTYAWFRDKQRNAFLSDVFTAHWLHHTKTVKLNTTSFGDQFSYLRKNVSEDVKKKTGKTETPCNYGNKGMLKLMLSEFLGESPDSVREAYTSQPLNIQVYDVVDTTEVPLIIQENRIKNEQDWRRKEALRRQYNELKRKRRIMDEALQKIAERTNTSRALTEKREVTRTYELKAVAEHFRTTLFNWDENQFVVTRHHLQVLVNLCECGVQVERITAAITHASREITF